The DNA window TTACTACCTGCCTTTTGTCGTTATCCTATTGATACACACAAGAGGTTTAAAGCTTTGGCTGAACTTTTAATTGATATTCTTAAGGAGGACTCGCTTATGCATGAAAATATTGCTGTTGCCATACAGGtaacttttgttttgttttcattgTTGTTACCATTAGTTTTGCAATTCCTAGAACCTTACGTTGATCATTTTTCCAAATAACTTTTGTCGgttgttttcttttctcttgtATAATATCTATAGTGGTGTTATTTTTTCTGTAGATTCTTGtcaaccaaaacaaaaatatacTTAGATCTGGGGAGGATGCTGATGAATCAAACAATACTGTAATGGGAGACTCTAAATTAGAGCTCAGAATTCCAGCCACTTATTCAAAGAAAACTGCAACCAAAAATATCAGGGCATTATCATCATGTGCTTCGGAGATTCTTCAggctctgactgatgtatttattcattccattccaGCAAAGCGTTTATATCTTAAGGTAAACATTTTCATTCTTTCATCTTAGTGTCTGCTTTGAAATTTGATAGACTTATTCAAATTACTTTGATGAAATGAAAAGTTCTTCCTTGGCAGAATAAATTGTCCGACTTTGATATATAAAACACGCATATTCCCTTACTGGTAATATGAAACACCTATTGATGTCTTATTAATGTAAAACACCAAATTTCTTCTGATCATGTGTTGTCAGGATGCCATTGGATGCTTGGCTTCAATAACAGACTCTTCTATTACCAAAAGGATTTTTGTGTCATTGGTTGAGAAGCTGCAGTCCATTGATGGTGAAGGTGAATTTGTAAAGCAAGCTGGTAATGCAGATGAGGtggtggaaaaagaaaaaaacattaaTACTATGGGTAAAGATGCAAGCAGGTATGTTCCAGACTTCACTTCTggaatttaaaattcaatttattgttATTACTTACTTTAttacaaattttgattttggtggGCAAAACACCGCCCCACCCTGCCTTGTTGCCATCTCTAAGCAGCTGGATATTTCAGTTGTCATTATTAGCCATCTTCACTTTAATGTGAAGTTGTTGACATAAAATGTGCTCGtttactttgttttttcttttaaagtacTTGTTTACTTTGTTACTTTGTTTATTTAAAGGTCATGTATAGCACCTTGTAGGCAGATCAGCCTATATTGTAGCTGTTTGCCCTCCCCTGCTAGAGTTCTTTTTTATCTGCTCCGTTTGCATCGAACGATATGCATATTTGCTATAAGCTAAGAGGAAATGTTTTGGGAGTGTTGAATGGGTGAATCTAGTTGACTTTTGTTGGCCTTGACAAAATAATGAGAGCTGAAAATCTCATTTTCTGTGGAGAGCAATAGAGATTGACCATGGTGCTaagactttctttcttttttttaacacaGGTGTATCATAATGGAGCTGGCATCTTCTCTTATTTCAGGGGCAGAAGAGGACCTTATTGATTTTATCTATGTCTTAATAAAGCAAACTTTTCAGGTATATAATATTCCCATTTCTcttattgtgttttttttttacatactAATCTAGCCTTAAGATGCTCACTAACCTCCTTTTTTAGGAAACAAATGAGATCGGTCATCATGAAGCATATTATGCTTTAAGCAGAATTTTGGAGGTGTGGTTCCAATAGTATATTTGGttcatcatttttttaataattttcatccTATGTTAGGGGATATAACTTTCCTGTTTTCTCATATGATGATGTAGGAGCATGCTTGGTTTTGTTCTTCTAAATCAGAGGAGTTGATTGATCTATTACTTGGCCTAAAATCTCCTGCTGATATTCCATCTCTTAGAAACCGGCTTGATTGCTTCAACACGCTAATGGTTCATACCTTGAAGGTTAACTCTCATCTAAGTTCATCCTGTTTAAGAATTGTAGATTCCTTTTCTATTGTGCTGTTTGATTGTAACGCATGCTTTTAGATTAAGGTGATAGTCTACATCATTAATGTGGTCAACCAGATTTTGGTATTATTGTGGATTTATCCCTCCGCAAATTTGTTTTAAACAAACCAGTTTCATCTTAGTTGCTGTTGCTGTAATGGAGAATCGAGCCTTTAGCGACGCATTGATGCCTAACACGATGGAAATAGCATCTGAACTTAATTTGTATCTTGTGAAGTTATGCAAATTTTATCTTTTCGTCtagcttgtttaaaacatataTGCTGGCAGCAACTTGCTGACTGGCTTTTGTACATATGGGGGATGATACCGTGCCCTCTCTTAAGAATTAGATCGTGATGCCAACTGAGTTTTTAACTGTAAAAAATTCTTGCAGGTGAGCTCATTGGAGGAAAATACGAAGCCATTCCTTATTCTTAATGAGATTATAGTCACATTGAAGGATGTAAGAGCCGCCTAAGAAGTTCAATTATTTACTGTTTTTCTCCTCGTACTTCATGGGGTAATGCAGTTCATTGCGTTTTTAATCTAAACTTAATATGCAGGGAAAGGAAGAAACAAGGAAAACAACTTACGATATATTACTAAAGATGAGTTATACCTTAAGAAAGTCATCAGATCTCGAATCTGGTCCACCCTATCACAAACTGATTAGCATGGTGAGGAGttcgtaattatttttttaatgtgttaagACTTCATTACCCTGACATTAAGTGTTGTAAAGAATTATGTCATAAATCTATATAATGAATCATTTAAGATTGTCTAGAAGTTGTAGTCTCGAAGCAGTAGCTTTTTCAGGCAATTGAGTTTTAGAGTGCTATGAGAATTCCAGGATAAAAGTAGGGAAGTTAGAAACTATCCCTAGAGGCCAAAATGTTGATGTCTAACCCTTTGAGTTGGAcatatatttgttgttttttaaGTTCATCATTTATGTTTAGGACATACGTGACTGTCTAAATTCTATGCTGCTTTTAACTTGTCCCAAATTCCTTCGATAGTTGCATTTGTAAACAATTACTGTCAACTTGTTGCCCCAACAGATGATTATCAGTGATGCTAATGACCAAATATGTTGCTTACTTTTCAGATAATGGGATATCTTTCTGGTTCATCACCTCACATTAAGAGTGGAGCAGTGGCTGCCCTGTCTGTTCTCGTATATGATGATCCTGAGATATGTATCTCAGTGCCTGATCTTGTTTCTTCTATTTTATCCTTGTTGCAAACCAAAGCTGTGGAAGTTATAAAAGTGAGTTTCTGTTGTGCCAACATATGATTTTGTCTTTCATTTTGTCTCACTGAAAAATGTTTTGCTTCTCATTAATGAGGTTTTTTGTATGCCGTTGACAGGCTGTTTTGGGTTTTGTAAAAGTCTTGGTTTCCACCTTGCAAGCTAAAGACCTGCAGAATTTTCTTTCCGACATTATCAATGGAGTTCTCAAGTGGTCATCTATCTCGAGAAATCATTTCAGATCAAAGGTAGATAGATATTCACTTAATATAAAAACTGACATATGGAGCTGCAGACTTTTCATCCTGTGCATTCATGTTTCGACAGGTCACTATAATATTGGAAATTTTGACAAGAAAGTGTGGTATTGCTGCTGTTCAATCTGTTGCTCCGGAAAAGCACAAGGGTTTTCTGAATACCGTTATAGAGGTATTCATTTCTTATTCTTAGTCATCCTAGTTTTATTTCGGTTTAAGaaaattgaaatgtattcatGTTGAGGAATCTCTTGAACATTCCCCTAAGAATTTCGGTCGTAGGGGAAATCAGCTTCGTTTTTCATGGCAAGGCTTTGTATCCTTCTCTCTCTCATTTCCTTCCCTCGTTCATGCCAACATACTCGATATTGATTCCTGATTCGAATATGCTATCTAAAATCCATTTGCTCCTAAGAATAATGTGTAATGTTATATTATTGCAGAACCGACGTGGCAAAACGACTTCTGAAGAAACTGACGTCAATGATGCAGACAAAGTACCCGTGGGTTCATCAACCGAAGGGTCTGATCTCTTTCTGCTGcagcttttattattattattattattttattggtaGCTTGCTTTTGAATGTTTTACCAATTAATTACTTGTTGAATCTTACTAGGTCTCGAAAGAGGAGAGATAAGGGATTCGGtgcttttaaaagtaaaaatgacATGATTGAACACCGAAAGAGAAAAAGGGACAAAAGGGATGGTGTCAGCAAGCACGCCGAATCAAGTGAACATGTTGGTCATGGTGGTGGAATGAAAATGGCTAAAAGAGCTAAGCACTTTGGAAAACCAATGAAGAGTCATTCAGAAGGAAATGGTAAAAAGAAGAATTTCGACAAAGGGTCCGGCACCGGCAGAGGTCAGAAGAGAAAGATAAATCAGGCAACTAAGAGCCAAAAGGGTGAGGCAGCTGGTGATAAGCGACATTCTTTCAAGGTACAAACTCTACCCAAGAAATTTAGAGGGGTAAATAAGAAAGGTGACAAGTAAAAAATATACACACTGGGTTGGTTCAGCAAAGCTGGACAAGATTTTGTTGTAGTTTCTTATTCATATGAAGGTTGGGTGATTCAGTAATCTATGGAATCTGCAAGTTTCGAATCCAAATCTGATATCATTTTTTATTAATCGAGCTTTGACCCTAGTAAGTAGCCATTTAGTATGCCaagggtaaaattatcattttagaccTTTCAGTTTTTGTGAAATTACAAGTTAGTATATGGTAAAAATGTATTTTGGCCTCccaaaaaatttgtaatttatttcTAGACCTATAAagcaaatttccaattttgccttcGGTTCTACTTTTAATGACATTATTAGTTGTACTTGTTGACATTACGGTGATGAGGTGGATTTTTTTATTGTTAGATTAATAATCAATTTACTGTTAAATTTAgtagacttttttttttaaaaaaaagaaattttacagTAGTAACTAATTTTATCGATTTGgaactattaataatattaaaaaaatagaaaattgaatTATGtcaaatgtaattaaattttaaatctcaggacagggactaaatcataaatatacATGCCTGGTTTCCATTCTGAGCATGCATGtactaattttgtattatttattggTGATTAATTTTCAATGTAAATGAATTttcttcaaaattcaaaattcaaaattaaaaaaaaaaaactcgtaTAAGCTAATTAATTGAAGGGGTTggtcaataattttatttttaaaattttcactattATCAATTctagtaaaattttcatcttgcttaaaaaaaaaagtttacaaCAATAttatataaatggttaaaatgtgcttccaagttttatatatttaaaatttaaacttcttacttttaagtttcaatttttaaaatacaagctTAACTGTTAATACTTACAATTCTTTTTCGATTAAATtcatgtttattatatttttctttaattatataagcaacttttattttaaaatatcatactaGCACATTAATTTAATGGGGTTAATAGTTTAAtttggaattttaaattcaaaatataaaagatataaattcTTGGAAGTagcaaaattaaattcaaatgtaAGAGTTTAAGGACTTGGAGCAtattttaatatacataattgaCGTATTTGTAcattatgtttatttattattttattaatatatcatttagttattttttctttcataaaaaaattaattatatttttcgcactattcttattttatttcatggCACTGTATTATTTGCATGTAAAATAGATTAAGTGGCAATAATGTAAGAATCGGATTAAAATATTTTCGATTCAACTTGTTACATCAATAAattgataataatttaaatttataagaaaataatcataaatagaaaaattaagaaaaaaatatattaacaaaattcaaagataaaaaaataaaaaataatgaaaaaaaatcaaaactcacCTTTAGTTATATCATATGTAATCAGTTGGATTTATCAAAGTTTCTGTATTTAATTTAACCAAATGGATGGATTAATCTAGGTCGATTTTAACAATCGAGGTGAAATTTTGAGAATCTTATATGTGTGAAATCAGAGcattaatatgtaatttaattgcctaaaaagaaaattaagggatATTTGCGAAAGAGCTtaaatttaccaaattaagttgatacaaaataaaataacaaataaaaatcactCTGAAGCCACTTGGCTTCCTGAATCATTGGTCGTGGGTTCAATCTCTGTTGCTTTTCTTTTACGTCCGATGTTTGACGTTAACCTGATAAATTAACAATGCATATTAGTGAGTCTCTTAACTCTGACTCAAGTAAATATTTGACATAGATATGCAAAatggtttataaaattttacacgAATTTGAAAGATCATATCTTTTAAACTCGTCAAGGTGAAACTAAGAGACATGATTTAAATAGTTCACTCGCACTCACTTTTAAAGGTGAATTCTTGAGGTTTTAGCTAAAGTTAAAAAAGGCTTGAGTTCAATTTAACAACTAGGACTCGAAGCTTAACTCAAGTTAGATCGAGTTTCAGTTTTAATGTAGAGCTcgattttgatataaaaatttaCTTAAGTTCGTTATATTAGATTCGTTTaccaaataaaatgaaaaaacaaaggTCAAATTCTATTATTAATTCTTACACTATGTATAAGTCGTGGATTTagtttatgtattttaattaGGTTATTTTTAGTcactatacttttcaaaatttaaaatttcaatcttcaTCAAACAATAaccgttaaatttattaagttaaattatactattttcaaaaatatgatataaaaaatatattatcatattagcttgttattttcatataatactcataaaaatttacattattttagttaatGAATTTAATTGCTATCATTTGAGTCAAGATTGAAATATCAAATTCGAAAAGCATAGAGACTAAAAACGATCAAATTGACGACCGAATTAAAGTACATGAACTAAACTTACAACTTATGCGTAATGTAAGGACTAATAGTGAAATTTGaccaaaagaaaacatgaaatgaAACATGCATACGTACATACCCTAAATGCAAGGAAGTGTCTGAGAGATGGTTGTCATCATCTGATGCACTATTATTATCATCAGcctttgaattatttggtgaatgaTCAAGTCTTCTTTCCAGCAATGGATTCAATTCTAGTATATTCGAGCTCCCTTTTTGTCTCAATTCCTCAACCTTAAAACCACAGTCAATAATCAACAAAATACAATATTACAAACTCCAAAATCTTAATATTATGTAAAAGCTAAACTACACTGCTAATCACCCAATTAtcgataagtttattttttgattactcaattataaaaagttacaaaattgtcatgattttgtcttttttgtcaTCCGTTATTAAATGGCTAATGGAAAGATTACGTGGCAGGTTTTAAAATTGGCACTATAACaattttaaccctcaacatttatacattgtgtcaatttagtcctGACTCTAAAAAGGTTATCTCTCAACATTTACATGTAGAGTAATTTAGTGTTTTTCacaattttgctttttttttgtgtgtgaccTACAgcttaaaaagctaaaaaaataaatctatcagctaaattttatcaaaaatatattaaattaacacTCAATGTCACAAgaactgcaaaaaaaaaaactaaattatagaatgtgtaaatgttgagggttaaatttttttgaatgaagATTAAATTGACACAGTATAAATGTTGAAAGTTTATAttgctattatgccaattttaaaagtcATCAAATTACCTTTCTGTTAGTGATTTAACTGttgttgacaaaaaaaaaattcaacagtTGGGTGATTAACAATATAGTttactcttatatatatatatatatatgtaaatacatGTGTGTAGCAGTACGTACCTGTTTGCGTAGATCTTCATTCTCCATTATAGTCTTTTGTtccttaaaaaaatacaaatattaaaccAGAAATCATTAGTATTAAATGTTAATTACAATTATTTGATTGCTAAACATATATGATTCCTCATACTCTTTCAAAACtaaatatttagaaaatcatATCTCCgtatttatattcaaatatatatagtgGGTAATTAAGTATTGGATTGACATACGATAACCTTTTATGTCAAATGTTCGAATGTAGACTTAAATCAAGAACAAGTGTCGAATATCGATATATGTTAATATAGATGTGATGAATTTTTTAAAGTCAGAGAAACATTCCtcttatataaatattcaaatatgtGTCAAACACGTATATAAAACATAATTACTTTAGAAAAAAATTGGATTAATATAGGGATATAAAATGTACCTGTAATCGAGATCTTTTAAGCTGCTCCATTAGAATTTGCTCCTACAACAATAAAACTTCAGTTTCTAGTGCTCACAATTAGGCTCCTAATGAAATTATTTTAAGTTTGTGTTTGTAGGAGAGTTACTAAATATACTAAAATTATGTTTGTTTGGAGTTAATATTGGTTAAAATTAGAGATAAATTATggatgaaaatattaatttatttcaaatgatGAAGCATAGCAACTTTAATAATGTTGAGGGTTTGGACCAACGCATCCGAGGATGATATTTCGAAGATTTCCTTCGAAGGAACTGATCTGTAGCCAAGTGGTACCATATACCTCAACAATTGACCTATATTCAATAAGTTAGGGGTTCGAATCTCACCAAGGGCGAGACGCTCAAGTCACCTATTGGTGAGTGGTTGTACGTCCATGTACGATCAAGGCGTCCCTCTTCGTGAACCGTACACGGCTCTCCGCAAAGTGGGGGACAAAACCCTCTCCTGAGGGACAATACCTTCCATTGTTGAGAGACTAGATCGATACCTCCAAAAACAATTTTTCGAAGACTTCTCTTGGAGAAGTCAATCCTCAACTAATAAATTACTCAACACAACCCTATTCcgtcttttaaaattattattttgtccCTTGGGATATCCATTAATCTTTTCTGTATTTCTAATATACATGATAGatatatatactaaaattatatatttttataatatgagaatattatatatataaatataatttgtaGTAATATTAATGCCAATACCTTTTGTCGCTCAACTGATGCTATCCCTTCGTTTAATTGATCCTCCAGCTGTTTTAATTCTTTGAAACTCAAATCATCTAGTTCTTTTCCATTAAGCCTCCTGCAAATCACACCTCAAATTTTACCTAatcaaaaacttatttttttttacgTATTAACACCTATCACTCGTATTTTATACATATTCAGATATACGTATGAtgtaatttcacattttatttacCATTCACATTTAAATCCAAATAACATAGACTCGAACATTTATTTCTAACTCATTAGTTATTATTTGtaatttctttcattttccttACCATTTTTTTATTGTGAACGCTTAGTTGAAATGACAAAATTAATGTTTTGAAGATACGGGTATCCtaatgatttattttgaatttaaactattttttttataaatttatataaattacataaatgaaaagacaaaaagcaaattcataatattatttgttatcttttaaataaaaacccttttttaaaattattttttaactaaattgatcTTTAGTTAAACTCGTGGCTTCAACTCAATTAGATAATTATATATAGTATAATTAACAAACAATAGAATTGAAATTGGCATACATGTATTCTGTGTGTAGCCTTAAATACTCCTGTTTCATGGTGTTCACCTCAATTCCTTGCaacttctgtttttttttttaaaaatatgcacACACGATattagaaatataattattattatcgaTCGAGTCTTAACTCAATTGGCATTGCTATTATTATCTATGCAAAGAggacatcaatatatatatacctcaGCTTGTTGCTCATCAAAAGGGTGTTCTTGAGAATGATCTTCTTCGATTCCTTTGTTGTATCTCGAAAGAGTGTGTTCCATGCTACATtcataaaatatcatatttaaaaaaatagcaataaattaaaaataaaattctaactCATTATTAaggtttaggattttttttaccTATATTGTTTGGACTTGAGTTGATCAAATTTATGACAAGTTATTCTTAACTTATCGTAACTATTTATGTatcatttttgttttaatatatatagtttcatatttattatttttaaaaatattatatatataatatacttgcaaatatttcttaattataacattaatataaattttaaaattattaattaagtttaataatttaatgaacagttatatattattttttaaagcaattatataaaaaagtagttaagaaataaaagggaATATTAAAAATTCCTTTATAGGAATTGGTACTCACCGATACAAGCATACATTAATTGAAATGAATCAAAACtcaatgaaattttaattgaagtgaaaCTTTAAACTATTTTATTCTAGTTTAATATCGAGACGATTCGTAACGATTGAAACAACCAGTATCAAAACTACCGACTACCATGCtacaaagcaaaaagaaaaataatggaaatCGATCAAATTACAACTCAACTTACTTTCAtgcttagaaaaaaaaatagttcTAAAAAATAATCagccaagaaaataaatatatataagttttatagaCCGTTACAAACTAATATACACTCATGTAAGCCGAGATTAactaaaacaaatcaaaacacaATGAAATTTTAACTGAAACGAAACTTAAATTAcattatattaattcaatattgAGAGGATAGCcaattattaagaaaaaaaataatggaaatcaATCAAATTATATGTCAACTTACATTCACGCTTACAAAAAAATTtgctaaaattaaaaattgaaaaaacccAGATTTCGATTATTAAAAAtcatctataatatatatataattaaatattgtaCTATATGATATACCTAGTGCTGGACCATTGATAGACCTTGCCGGTGCTTGAAAAAATAATAACCCCAACCTCTGCATCACATAAAATGGACAATTCTTTAGCTTTCTTCAACAACCCATTTCGCCTCTTTGAAAACGTTACTTGCCTGctattcaaattttcaatcttttttatttcaattttcccTCTACccatctcaaaattttcttctttcctttactttttcccggaaaatttttaaaagaaaagataaaccccagatattttttttcttaaattttgaaaaaaaccaaaggtttttataacaacaaacagaTCAAAGAAAATAAGGCAAAAAATTTAGGGGATTGTAAAAGGATTCtttttttaagagaaaagaaaataagtaaGTAATGTTTATATATAACAATGGTTTtctaaaatggaaatggaaaatgatatggaaaaagaaaatatgtGACCAAA is part of the Gossypium hirsutum isolate 1008001.06 chromosome D11, Gossypium_hirsutum_v2.1, whole genome shotgun sequence genome and encodes:
- the LOC107925909 gene encoding RRP12-like protein isoform X2 codes for the protein MKKKQTPNSPLDDKETLKEFDNENEIPLKDGSDICQQLMDRYSKSSAPQHRHLIATAAAMRSILSSESLPLSPPAYFAASISALDDDSAATLDSTAIGALLTFLSLVVPAVPKGGIASGKAKEAVEVVVRVLGKEGLGVASLRSGVKCLGLLLVGFSDLQDWHSVQFGLESLLGFAIDKRPKVRRCAQEYLEKFFESFQSSDVMKEADDSKDETLSNPEHLEVLHMLNVLKLTVPYLSATIRLKILSELCKLTSSEFSILTRNIHKTIEVFFGNSNAEAIIPVTENIIVSLSSYVSGEKNPVDTLISAATLLKCAVDKLYAVDSNSWTKHTPLVCDSLAALLSSEASVASHASDIMKELISQHIDLKSLSSDNNGLGSEEADAIKSICSIFENTLSSSDGIPNEHVLAVLTVLFQKLGESSYIFMKGIVHKLADLMTRTSGNTSNTNHLQNCVGSVVTVFGPERMLTLLPITLAVDNLMHSNMWLVPILKDYVVGASLSYYMEHIVPLAKSFQQASCKVKKSVIRQDLQAHGHSLWGLLPAFCRYPIDTHKRFKALAELLIDILKEDSLMHENIAVAIQILVNQNKNILRSGEDADESNNTVMGDSKLELRIPATYSKKTATKNIRALSSCASEILQALTDVFIHSIPAKRLYLKDAIGCLASITDSSITKRIFVSLVEKLQSIDGEGEFVKQAGNADEVVEKEKNINTMGKDASRCIIMELASSLISGAEEDLIDFIYVLIKQTFQETNEIGHHEAYYALSRILEEHAWFCSSKSEELIDLLLGLKSPADIPSLRNRLDCFNTLMVHTLKVSSLEENTKPFLILNEIIVTLKDGKEETRKTTYDILLKMSYTLRKSSDLESGPPYHKLISMIMGYLSGSSPHIKSGAVAALSVLVYDDPEICISVPDLVSSILSLLQTKAVEVIKAVLGFVKVLVSTLQAKDLQNFLSDIINGVLKWSSISRNHFRSKVTIILEILTRKCGIAAVQSVAPEKHKGFLNTVIENRRGKTTSEETDVNDADKVPVGSSTEGSRKRRDKGFGAFKSKNDMIEHRKRKRDKRDGVSKHAESSEHVGHGGGMKMAKRAKHFGKPMKSHSEGNGKKKNFDKGSGTGRGQKRKINQATKSQKGEAAGDKRHSFKVQTLPKKFRGVNKKGDK
- the LOC107925909 gene encoding RRP12-like protein isoform X1; protein product: MKKKQTPNSPLDDKETLKEFDNENEIPLKDGSDICQQLMDRYSKSSAPQHRHLIATAAAMRSILSSESLPLSPPAYFAASISALDDDSAATLDSTAIGALLTFLSLVVPAVPKGGIASGKAKEAVEVVVRVLGKEGLGVASLRSGVKCLGLLLVGFSDLQDWHSVQFGLESLLGFAIDKRPKVRRCAQEYLEKFFESFQSSDVMKEAGKLVLSLLKRHMRVTLTLNTIKSADDSKDETLSNPEHLEVLHMLNVLKLTVPYLSATIRLKILSELCKLTSSEFSILTRNIHKTIEVFFGNSNAEAIIPVTENIIVSLSSYVSGEKNPVDTLISAATLLKCAVDKLYAVDSNSWTKHTPLVCDSLAALLSSEASVASHASDIMKELISQHIDLKSLSSDNNGLGSEEADAIKSICSIFENTLSSSDGIPNEHVLAVLTVLFQKLGESSYIFMKGIVHKLADLMTRTSGNTSNTNHLQNCVGSVVTVFGPERMLTLLPITLAVDNLMHSNMWLVPILKDYVVGASLSYYMEHIVPLAKSFQQASCKVKKSVIRQDLQAHGHSLWGLLPAFCRYPIDTHKRFKALAELLIDILKEDSLMHENIAVAIQILVNQNKNILRSGEDADESNNTVMGDSKLELRIPATYSKKTATKNIRALSSCASEILQALTDVFIHSIPAKRLYLKDAIGCLASITDSSITKRIFVSLVEKLQSIDGEGEFVKQAGNADEVVEKEKNINTMGKDASRCIIMELASSLISGAEEDLIDFIYVLIKQTFQETNEIGHHEAYYALSRILEEHAWFCSSKSEELIDLLLGLKSPADIPSLRNRLDCFNTLMVHTLKVSSLEENTKPFLILNEIIVTLKDGKEETRKTTYDILLKMSYTLRKSSDLESGPPYHKLISMIMGYLSGSSPHIKSGAVAALSVLVYDDPEICISVPDLVSSILSLLQTKAVEVIKAVLGFVKVLVSTLQAKDLQNFLSDIINGVLKWSSISRNHFRSKVTIILEILTRKCGIAAVQSVAPEKHKGFLNTVIENRRGKTTSEETDVNDADKVPVGSSTEGSRKRRDKGFGAFKSKNDMIEHRKRKRDKRDGVSKHAESSEHVGHGGGMKMAKRAKHFGKPMKSHSEGNGKKKNFDKGSGTGRGQKRKINQATKSQKGEAAGDKRHSFKVQTLPKKFRGVNKKGDK
- the LOC107925809 gene encoding agamous-like MADS-box protein AGL18 isoform X2, which encodes MGRGKIEIKKIENLNSRQVTFSKRRNGLLKKAKELSILCDAEVGVIIFSSTGKVYQWSSTSMEHTLSRYNKGIEEDHSQEHPFDEQQAEKLQGIEVNTMKQEYLRLHTEYMRLNGKELDDLSFKELKQLEDQLNEGIASVERQKEQILMEQLKRSRLQTIMENEDLRKQVEELRQKGSSNILELNPLLERRLDHSPNNSKADDNNSASDDDNHLSDTSLHLGLTSNIGRKRKATEIEPTTNDSGSQVASE
- the LOC107925809 gene encoding agamous-like MADS-box protein AGL18 isoform X1, with the translated sequence MGRGKIEIKKIENLNSRQVTFSKRRNGLLKKAKELSILCDAEVGVIIFSSTGKVYQWSSTSMEHTLSRYNKGIEEDHSQEHPFDEQQAEKLQGIEVNTMKQEYLRLHTEYMRLNGKELDDLSFKELKQLEDQLNEGIASVERQKEQILMEQLKRSRLQEQKTIMENEDLRKQVEELRQKGSSNILELNPLLERRLDHSPNNSKADDNNSASDDDNHLSDTSLHLGLTSNIGRKRKATEIEPTTNDSGSQVASE
- the LOC107925809 gene encoding agamous-like MADS-box protein AGL18 isoform X3, producing the protein MGRGKIEIKKIENLNSRQVTFSKRRNGLLKKAKELSILCDAEVGVIIFSSTGKVYQWSSTSMEHTLSRYNKGIEEDHSQEHPFDEQQAEKLQGIEVNTMKQEYLRLHTEYMRLNGKELDDLSFKELKQLEDQLNEGIASVERQKEQILMEQLKRSRLQEQKTIMENEDLRKQVEELRQKGSSNILELNPLLERRLDHSPNNSKADDNNSASDDDNHLSDTSLHLGYVNVKHRT